Proteins from a single region of Ascaphus truei isolate aAscTru1 chromosome 12 unlocalized genomic scaffold, aAscTru1.hap1 SUPER_12_unloc_3, whole genome shotgun sequence:
- the LOC142473630 gene encoding histone H2A type 1-like, translating to MSGRGKQGGKTRAKAKTRSSRAGLQFPVGRVHRLLRKGNYAQRVGAGAPVYLAAVLEYLTAEILELAGNAARDNKKSRIIPRHLQLAVRNDEELNRLLGGVTIAQGGVLPNIQAVLLPKKTESHKPAKSSK from the coding sequence ATGTCTGGAAGAGGCAAACAAGGCGGGAAAACTCGCGCTAAGGCCAAGACTCGCTCATCTCGGGCTGGGCTGCAGTTCCCAGTCGGCCGTGTGCACAGGCTGCTTCGGAAGGGAAATTATGCTCAGCGTGTGGGGGCCGGAGCCCCGGTCTATTTGGCCGCAGTGCTGGAGTATCTGACCGCTGAGATCCTGGAGTTGGCCGGTAACGCCGCCCGGGACAATAAGAAGTCCCGCATCATCCCCCGGCACCTGCAGCTCGCTGTGCGGAACGACGAGGAGCTGAACAGGCTGCTCGGAGGGGTCACCATCGCTCAGGGGGGTGTCCTGCCCAACATCCAGGCCGTGCTACTGCCCAAGAAAACCGAGAGCCACAAGCCGGCCAAGAGCAGCAAGTGA
- the LOC142473628 gene encoding histone H2B 1.1-like: MPEPAKSAPAAKKGSKKAVTKTQKKDGKKRRKSRKESYAIYVYKVLKQVHPDTGISSKAMGIMNSFVNDIFERIAGESSRLAHYNKRSTITSREIQTAVRLLLPGKLAKHAVSEGTKAVTKYTSAK, translated from the coding sequence ATGCCTGAACCAGCCAAGTCTGCGCCAGCGGCCAAGAAGGGCTCTAAGAAAGCGGTGACCAAGACCCagaagaaggatgggaagaaGCGTAGGAAGAGCAGGAAGGAAAGTTACGCGATCTACGTGTACAAAGTGCTGAAGCAGGTTCACCCTGACACCGGCATCTCCTCCAAGGCCATGGGCATCatgaactcctttgtgaatgaTATCTTCGAGCGCATCGCAGGGGAATCGTCCCGTCTGGCTCATTACAACAAGCGCTCGACCATCACTTCCCGGGAGATCCAGACCGCTGTGCGCCTGCTGCTGCCGGGAAAGCTGGCCAAGCACGCCGTGTCCGAGGGCACCAAGGCGGTCACCAAGTACACCAGCGCCAAGTAA